Below is a window of Georgenia soli DNA.
TCCTCACCGCCCGCGGCCCCTGGCACTGACGGCGCCCGTCCTCCCCGCCCGCGCACCTGGCACGAGCGGCGCCCGTCCTCCCCGGTCCTCCCCGGTGCGGAGGTGTCGTCCCTCGCCGCAGATCTCGTGCGTCGTTTCGGCCACCTGACCCCGGGTATCGGCGGCATGATGAAACGGTGAGCTCAGAGCACTACATGGACCCCCGCACGCGCCGCACCCGCGCGGCGCTGGGGCGCGCCATGGCGCAGCTGGTGGTCGAGGCGCCGCTGGCCCAGGTCTCCGTGGCCGGGCTGTGCCGGGCCGCCGGCGTGCACCGGACAACCTTCTACAAGCACTTCCGCACCGTGACCGAGCTCGCCGGGGCGGTTCTCGGGGAGCTCTTCGACCGGATCGACGAGCTCGAGGCGGGCGGCGACAGCACGGTGTGGCTGGAGGGCCTGCTCGCGCACGCCGCCGGTCAGCGTCCCGCCTACGCGGCCCTCATCGGTCCCGACGGCGACCCCACGCTCTCGCGGGCCGTCACCGACCGCCTCATCGAGGCGGCGGGCCGCACGCTGCTGCCGCTGCAGAACGACGGCACGGTGCTGGGGACGGAGACCGCCACGGTGGCACGCGTGATGGGCTTCGCCGCGTACGGCGCCCTCGAGGCGGTGCTGCTGGGGGCCGACCCGCAGGTCACCGCGCGCGCCTGCGTCGGCGGACTGCCGGTGCCGTGGTACGAGGCGCTCGTCGTGGCGTGAGGGGAGCCGGCGTGAGCAGCGGGGCCGGCAGGACGACGCCGCCCACGGAACCAGGCGTCGCGGCACGAGAAGAGCGCCCACCGCACGAGAAGAGCGCCCGCCGCACGAGAAGAGCGCCCGCCGCACGAGAAGAGCCCCCGCCGGTAGGGCGGGGGCTCTGGTTCCGGTGCCCCCTACTGGATTCGAACCAGCGACCTTCTGCTCCGGAGGCAGACGCTCTATCCACTGAGCTAAAGGGGCGCCGCTGCTGACAGCGCCTGGTGATGTTATCAGCCGTGAGGGCGACGCTTCACCTCCGTGCGGGCCGTGCGGCGGGGGAGTGGTGCAGGTCACGCTCCCGCGGTGCCCTGCGGACCGTCAGGTCCTGTGACGAGGCCCACCGGGCGGTGGCGGACGCTGATCTCGCCCCGTCCCGGGCGCCTACTACCCTTGGCCGGGTGACCCCAGCCCAGCTAGCCGACCTGATCCGCACCGTCCTGCTCGACGCCGTGGCCTCCGGTGACGTGGCCCTCGCCCCCGACGACGTCCCCGAGCCCAGGGTCGAGCGGCCCCGTCAGCGCGAGCACGGAGACTGGGCGACCAACGTGGCGATGCAGCTGGCCAAGAAGGCGGGGACGAACCCCCGGGCCCTGGCAGAGCTGCTGGCGGCGCGCCTGAGCGACGCCGACGGCGTCGCGGCCGCCGAGGTCGCCGGCCCCGGCTTCCTCAACATCCGGCTCGAGGCCGGCGCCGCCGGCGAGCTGGCCCGCACGGTCGTCGAGGCCGGGGCCGGCTACGGGCGCAACGACGCACTGGCCGGGCACCGGATCAACATGGAGTTCGTCTCCGCCAACCCGACCGGGCCGCTGCACATCGGCCACACCCGGTGGGCCGCGCTGGGCGACGCGCTGGTCCGCCTCCTGCGGGCGTCCGGCGCCGAGGTGGTCCCGGAGTACTACATCAACGACGCCGGTTCCCAGATGGACAAGTTCGGCGCCTCGATCCTGGCCCGCGCCACCGGCGGCGAGATCCCGGAGGGCGGCTACCAGGGCGAGTACGTGACCGAGCTGGCCCGCAAGGTCCTCGACGAGCGCCCCGACCTGCCGGAGCTGCCCCACGACGAGGCCGTCGCCGTCGCCCGCGAGCTCGGGTACCGGCTGCAGATGGCGGAGATCGAGCAGACCCTCGCCGACTTCAACGTCCACTTCGACGTGTGGTTCTCCGAGCGTGAGCTGCACGACGGCGGCGCCGTCGAGGGTGCCGTCGACCGCCTGCGCACGCAGGGCCACGTCTACGACGACGGCGGGGCCGTGTGGCTGCGCACCACGGACTTCTCCGACGACAAGGACCGCGTGCTCGTGCGCGCCGACGGCAGCCCCACCTACTTCGCCGCCGACGCCGCGTACTACCTGTCGAAGAAGGACCGCGGGTTCGGCGAGAAGATCTACCTCCTCGGCGCCGACCACCACGGCTACGTCAACCGGCTCAAGGCGATCGCCTCGTGCGCGGGGGACGACCCGGAGAGCAACATCGAGATCCTCATCGGCCAGCTCGTCTCGGTCGCCGGCGCCCGGATGAGCAAGCGCGCCGGCAACATCATCGAGCTGCGCGACCTCATCGAGTGGATCGGCACGGACCCCGTGCGCTACACCCTGGCCCGTTTCCCCGCGGACTCGCCCCTCGCCCTGGACGGGGAGAAGCTGCGCGAGAAGAACCTGGACAACCCCGTCTACTACGTCCAGTACGCCTACGCCCGGACCCGTAACGCGTCCCGCAACGCCGAGGAGCACGGCGTCCCGCGTGACGGCTTCGACCCCGCGGCCCTGGACCACCCCGCCGACGCCGAGCTGCTCGGGGCGCTGGGGCAGTTCCCGGAGACCGTCGCCCACGCCGCGCGCCTTCGTGAGCCGCACCGCGTGGCCCGCTACCTCGAGCAGGTCGCGGCCGCCTACCACCAGTGGTACGGCCAGACCCGCATCTCCCCGCGCGGGGAGGACCCGGTCGACGCCGGCCACACCGCGCGGCTGTGGCTCAACGACGCCACCAGCCAGGTCCTCACCAACGGCCTGGACCTGCTCGGCGTCTCGGCCCCGGAGCGGATGTGAGCGCCGAGCACGCCGCCCCCGCGGCGGCCCCGAGGACGGCGCCCGAGCCCGACGGCGCCCCCACCGGCGTCTGGTCCACCGGCGTGAGCCGCGGCGGCGACGGCGCCCTGAGCGTCGCCGGCGTCGACCTGCGCGAGCTGGCCCGCACGCACGGCACCCCGGCCTACGTCGTCGACGAGGCGGACCTGCGCCGGCGTGCCCGCGCCTTCGCCACCGCCTTCGACGCCGCCTTCGCCGAGTCCGAGGGTATGGCCGGTGCCGACGTGTACTACGCCGGCAAGGCCTTCCTCTCCCTCGCCGTCGCCCGGTGGGTGCACGAGGAGGGGTTGCGCATCGACACCTCCACCGCGGGCGAGCTCGCCGTCGCCCTGCGCGCCGGCGTGCCGGGCGAGGCCATCGGCCTGCACGGCAACAACAAGTCCGACGACGAGATCCGCACCGCCCTGGCGCACGGCGTCGGGCGCATCGTCGTCGACTCCCTCGCCGAGGTGGGCCGGGTGGCGGCCCTGGCCCGGGAGGCCGGCGTGCGCGCTCCCGTCATGGTGCGGGTGACCACCGGCGTCCACGCCGGCGGGCACCACTTCATCGCCACGGCGCACGAGGACCAGAAGTTCGGACTCTCCCTCGCCTCCGGGGCGGCGCGCAAGGCCGTCGACGAGATCCTCGCCCACGACGAGCTCGAGCTCGTCGGCCTCCACTCGCACATCGGCAGCCAGATCGTGGATCTCGCGGGCTTCGCGGTCGCGGCCCGCGCGATCCTCGGCCTGCGTGCCCAGGTCGCGGCGGAGACCGGCCACCTCGCCCCGGAGGTCGACCTCGGTGGCGGGTACGGCATCCGCTACACCGGCGCCGACGACGTCCCGCCCGCCCCGGAGCAGATCGCCCGGACCCTCGCCGACGCCGTGCGCGACGTCTGCACCGAGCTCGGCACCCCCGTGCCCCGCATCTCCGTGGAGCCGGGCCGCTCGATCGCCGGCCCCGCCGGCCTGACCCTGTACAGGGTGGGCACCGTCAAGGAGGTCGCCCTCGACGGCGGTGGGACCCGCACGTACGTCTCCGTCGACGGCGGCATGAGCGACAACATCCGCACCGCCCTCTACGAGGCCGAGTACACCGCCACGCTCGCCGACCGTCGGTCGGACGCGGCCACGGTGACCGCCCGCGTGGTGGGCAAGCACTGCGAGAGCGGCGACATCGTCGTGCGCGACGTGGCCCTGCCGGCCGACGTGCGCGCCGGCGACCTGCTCGCCGTGCCCGCGACCGGCGCGTACGGCCGGTCGATGGCCAGCAACTACAACCTCGTCCCGCGACCGCCGGTGCTCGCCCTCGGGGACGGCGAGGTGAGGGTCCTCGTGCGCCGCGAGACGGTGGACGACCTGCTCGCGCTCGACCTCGGCTGAGACGCCCCGGAGGCCGGGACCGACAGCCCCCTATCCTGGGCGCGGCGCCGAACGGTGCCGCCCGCGATCGAGAGGATGCTGGTGACTGAGAACCGTCCGACCGACGGCGTCGTGCGCGTAGGCCTGCTGGGCTGCGGCACGGTCGGCAGCCAGGTGGTCCGCCTGCTCCGGGAGCACGGCGACGACTGGGCGGCGAGGAGCGGTGCCCATCTCGAGCTGGTCGGCATCGCCGTGCGCGACACCGCCGCCGAGCGGGACCCGTGGGTGCCCCGGGACCTGCTGACCGACGACGCCGAGGGCCTGGTCGGTCGCGCGGACGTGGTGATCGAGCTCATCGGCGGCATCGAGCCTGCCCGCACGCTCGTCCTGCGGGCGCTGCGCTCCGGCGCCACTGTCGTCACCGGCAACAAGGCGCTCCTCGCGGCCCACGGCCCCGAGCTGCACGCCGCCGCCGAGGCCGGGGACGCGGACCTCTACTACGAGGCCGCCGTCGCGGGCGCCGTCCCCGTCGTCTACGGCCTGCGCGAGTCCCTGGCCGGGGACAAGATCACCGCGGTGCTGGGCATCGTCAACGGCACGACGAACTACATCCTCGACGAGATGGCCACCCGGGGGCTCAGCTTCGACCAGGCGCTGTCCCAGGCGCAGGAGCTCGGCTACGCCGAGGCGGACCCGACGGCGGACGTCGACGGGCACGACGCCGCGGCGAAGGCCGCGATCCTCGCCTCCCTGGCCTTCCACACCCGCGTGGGCATCGACGACGTCCCCGTCACCGGCATCCGGCACATCACCGCCGAGGACATGGCGGAGGCGCGCGAGACGGGCCACGTCATGAAGCTGCTCGCCGTCGCCCGCCGCACGGTCTCCGGCGGCACAGAGGGCATCAGCGTGCGCGTCCACCCCGCGCTCGTGCCGGCCGCACACCCGCTCGCCGCGGTGCACGGCGCGTTCAACGCCGTCGTCGTCGAGTCCGAGTCCGCGGGCCGCCTGATGTTCTACGGGCAGGGCGCCGGCGGTGCGCCGACCGCCTCGGCGGTGCTCAGCGACGTCGTCGCCGCCGCGAACCACAAGGTCCACGGCGGCCACGCGCCGCGCGAGTCCACCTACGCCGAGCTGCCGCTGCACGGCCCCGACGCGACCGCCGCCCGTACCCAGGTCCAGCTCCGGCTGGCGCACGCGCCGGGCACGCTGGCCGCCGTGGCCGGCGTCTACGGCGAGGAGGGCGTGTCCATCGACAGCGTCCGCCAGCAGCGCTCGGCGGACGGCGTCGCGCAGCTGACGATCATCAGCGACGTCTCCACCGAGGCGGCGCTCGAGCGCACGGTGGCGAGGCTGGCCGAGGAACCGCACGTGCACGAGGTCATCTCGGTGACCCGAGTCGAAGGAGCATGATGGCCCACCAGTGGCGAGGCGTGATCGAGGAGTACCGCGACCGGCTGCCGATCGGGGCCGACGACCCGGTCGTGACCCTCGGCGAGGGCGGCACCCCGCTGGTCGAGGCGCCCGTGCTCGGGGAGCGGACCGGCGCGCGGGTGTGGGTCAAGGTCGAGGGCGCGAACCCGACCGGCTCCTTCAAGGACCGCGGCATGACCATGGCGATGTCGAACGTCGCCGCCACGGACACCCGCATGGTCGTGTGCGCGTCCACCGGGAACACCTCCGCCTCGGCCGCCGCCTACGCCGTGCGCGCGGGCCTCGGCTGCGCCGTCGTCCTGCCCGCGGGGAAGATCGCCGCCGGCAAGCTCGCCCAGGCCATCGTCCACGGCGCGACCCTCGTGGCCGTGGACGGCAACTTCGACGACTGCCTCCGCATCGCCCGCGACCTCGCGGAGCAGTACCCGGTCGCGCTCGTCAACTCGGTCAACCCCTACCGCCTGCAGGGCCAGAAGACCGCCGCGTTCGAGGTGGTCGACGCCCTCGGTGACGCCCCCGACGTCCACGTCCTGCCCGTGGGCAACGCCGGCAACATCTCCGCGTACTGGATGGGCTACAACGAGTACGCCGGCCGCACCACGGCCGCCTCGGTCGACGACGCCGCCACGCGCCTGGCGCCGGTGGCCACCAGGGTGCCGCAGATGTGGGGCGTGCAGGCCGAGGGGGCGGCGCCGTTCGTCAAGGGCGCCCCCGTCGAGCACCCGGAGACCGTCGCCACCGCGATCCGCATCGGCAACCCGGCCTCCTGGGACTACGCCGAGGCCGCCCGCGACGACTCCGGCGGCTGGATCGACGCCGTCACCGACGCTCAGATCCTCGACGCCCAGTCGCTGCTCGCCGCCGAGGTGGGCGTGTTCGTGGAGCCGGCCTCGGCCGCCTCCGTCGCCGGGCTGCTGCAGGCCGCCGAGCACGGCCGCGTGCCCGCGGGGGCCCGGATCGTGTGCACCGTGACGGGCAACGGCCTGAAGGACACCGCGACCGCGCTGGGCCACACCACCGTCGAGCCCGAGGTCATCGCGCCCACGCTCGAGGCCGCCGTCGCGGCCCTGGGCCTGTAACGCCCGTGCGGCTCGCGCGCGACGTCGTCCGGGTCCGGGTCCCGGCCACGTCGGCCAACCTCGGGCCCGGGTTCGACTCCCTGGGCCTGGCGCTGGGTGTGTGGGACGAGGTCTCCGTCCGCGCCGTCGCCGGCCCGACGACGGTCCGCGTCGTGGGGGAGGGGGACGGCGCCCTGCCCGACGGCGAGGAGCACCTCGTCGTCCGTGCCGTGCGGCTCGGCCTGGACCGGGCGGGGGCCCCGCAGGCGGGCCTGGAGCTCGTCTGCCACAACGCCATCCCGCACGGGCGCGGGATGGGGTCCTCGGCGGCCGCCGTCGTCGCCGGTCTGGTCGCGGCCCGCGCTCTGCTGGCGGAGCCGGAGGCGCTCGACGACGACGCTCTCCTCGACCTCGCCACCCAGCTCGAGGGGCACCCGGACAACGCCGCCCCGGCGCTGCTCGGCGGGGCCACCGCGGCCTGGGAGGACGGCGCGGGGCCGCACGCCGCCCGCATCCCCGTCTCCGGCGACCTGCGGCCCACGGTGCTGGTCCCGCAGGCGCAGCTGCTCACCCACACGGCCCGGGCGGTGCTGCCCACGCAGGTCCCGCACGCGGACGCGGCGTTCAACGCCGCCCGCTCCGCGCTGCTGGTGCTCGCGCTCGGCGGCCGGAGCGACCTGCTCATGGCGGCCACGGAGGACCGGCTGCACCAGGGGTACCGCGCCGACGCCATGCGCGGCACCGCCGAGGCCGTCCGGGCCCTGCGCCAGGCCGGCTGGCCGGCTGTCGTCTCCGGTGCCGGGCCCAGCGTGCTGGTGCTCGAGCGGCTCGACGACGCCACCGCCCGGACCCTGGAGCAGCACGGCTGGCGGGTGCTCGACCCGGGCGTCGCGACCTCGGGTGCGCACCTCGTCGGCTGACCGGGGATATTCGCCGACCTGGGGCGAGAAACACGTCCGGATCGTGCGGCGCGCGCAGTCGACGGCTGGTAGCATCGTCAGTGCACCGACTCCCTGCGGACGTTTCCGCGCACCTGGGTGCGTCTACCGCGTCTTCGTACAGACGGAGCATCTGCCCCGACCGCCACGCGCCTGCAGCGTCCGCGCGCGGGGACCCCATCACCACCCAGCCCTCCCGGCTGGTAAACCGACCCGCGTCCTTGCGCCGACCAGACCGAGGACGTTTCACCGAGGGAAGGAACCTCGTGACCGAAACTGTCGACGCCCCCAACACCGGCACCGCCGGGTCACGCCGGGGCTCGTTGACCACGCTGCGCCTCCCGGAGCTCCAGGCCCTCGCGGGCGAGATGGGGCTCAAGGGCACGGCGAAGATGCGGAAGAGCGACCTCGTCGCCGCCATCCGCGAGGCCCGCGGCGACGGCAACGGCGCCGGCCGGACCGCTGCGCCGAAGCAGTCGGACTCCGCCGCGTCGAAGCAGCCGGACTCCGCCGCGTCGAAGAGGTCGGAGTCCGCCGAGCCGAAGCGGTCGGAGTCCGCCGAGCCGGGCCGTGCCGCCGAGCCGGCCAAGGCCGAGCGCGCCCAGGAACCCAGCACCCGCCGGTCCCCGGAGCCCGCCCGCGCCGAGCGCACCCGCACCGAGCGCCCACAGCCGGAGCGCACCGAGTCCGAGCCGACCGGGTCGGACGCGGCCGAGGCCCCGGCCCAGCTGCAGCTGCCCGACGTCCAGCCCGCGCAGCGCCAGCGCCGCGGCTCGCGCCGGGCCACCGCCCCTGCCGCAGCACCCGTGACCGCCGCCGCGCCGACCGCCGCCGACCCCGCGCAGACCGCCTCCCACGAGGACGCGAAGGAGGCCCTCAAGCGCGAGCTCGCGGAGCGCGCCGGGAACGCCGAGCACGGCGGGGAGACCGAGGAGGAGCGCGCGCGTCGTGCCCTCGACGCCCTCGGCGAGGCCGCCGCCCGCCGTCGTGACCGTCAGGAGGACGGCGAGCACGACCAGCCCGGTCACCAGTCCCCGCTCGGCGGGCGCAACCGCCGCGACGACGACGAGCACGGCTCGCGCTCGCGCCGTCGTAGCCGCGACCGCAACCGGGACCGCAAGCGCCGCGGCACGGGCCGGGGCGACTTCGCCTTCGACGAGCCCGTCGAGGTCAGCGAGGACGACGTCCTGCTGCCCGTCGCGGGCATCCTCGACGTCCTGGAGAACTACGCCTTCGTGCGCACCTCCGGGTACCTGCCCGGCCCCAACGACGTCTACGTCACGCTGGGTCAGGTCAAGAAGAACGGCCTGCGCCGCGGTGACGCGATCACCGGTGCGGTGCGCCAGCCCCGCGAGGGCGAGCAGCAGACCGGGCAGCGCCAGAAGTTCAACGCGCTGGTCCGCCTCGACACCGTCAACGGGATGGGCGTCGAGCAGGCGCGCAAGCGGCCGGACTTCACCAAGCTGACCCCGCTCTACCCGCAGGAGCAGCTGCGCCTGGAGACGACGCCGAAGGCCATCACGCCCCGCGTCATCGACCTCGTCGCCCCCATCGGCAAGGGGCAGCGTGGTCTCATCGTCTCCCCGCCCAAGGCCGGCAAGACGATCATCATGCAGCAGATCGCCAACGCGATCTCCGTCAACAACCCCCAGGTCCACCTCATGGTCGTGCTCGTCGACGAGCGCCCCGAGGAGGTCACGGACATGGAGCGCATGGTCAAGGGCGAGGTCATCGCCTCCACCTTCGACCGGCCGGCCTCGGACCACACGATCGTCGCCGAGCTCGCGATCGAGCGGGCCAAGCGGCTCGTCGAGCTGGGCCAGGACGTCGTGGTGCTCCTGGACTCCCTGACCCGCCTCTCCCGGGCCTACAACCTCGCCGCGCCGGCCTCCGGCCGCATCCTCTCCGGCGGTGTCGACGCCTCGGCGCTGTACCCGCCGAAGAAGTTCTTCGGCGCCGCGCGCAACATCGAGAACGGCGGCTCGCTGACGATCCTCGCCTCCGCCCTGGTGGAGACCGGGTCGAAGATGGACGAGGTCATCTTCGAGGAGTTCAAGGGCACCGGGAACATGGAGCTGCGCCTGGCCCGTCAGCTGGCGGACAAGCGCATCTTCCCGGCCGTGGACGTCAATGCCTCCGGCACCCGCCGCGAGGAGCTGCTCATGGCCCCCGAGGAGCTCAAGATCGTCTGGAAGCTGCGCCGGGTCATGGGTGCGCTCGACCAGCAGCAGGCCATCGACCTGCTCCTGGGCAAGCTGCGCGAGACGTCGTCGAACGCGGAGTTCCTCATGACGGTGCAGAAGACGACGCCGACGCCCACGCACGAGCCCGAGCTCGCCATCCGCTAGACGGAGACGTCGCTCACATCCGCGGGCCGTCCGCCCAGGCGGGAACAGGACGGACGCCCGCGGTGTTGGACACAAGGTTCCGGCCGTCAGGTGCGGTCTGGCACAATATCTCGTCGGCCTCCGGTTCACGGACGCGGTCCCTCGCGCCCGACCCGGGGCACTCACGAACCTAGGAGAGACATGAAGCAGGGCATCCACCCCGAGTACGTGACCACCACCGTCACGTGCACGTGCGGCAACACCTTCACCACCCGCAGCACGGCCACGTCCGGCGAGATCCACGCCGACGTGTGCAGCGCCTGCCACCCGTTCTACACCGGCAAGCAGAAGATCCTCGACACCGGTGGTCGTGTGGCCCGCTTCGAGGCCCGCTACGGCAAGCGGAACAAGTAGCACCCTTCCGGCGCCGGCGGTGACGCCGCGGACACCGTCCGCGGCTCCCGCCGGCGTTGTCGTACGCAGAACCGTAGTTCGTACGAGGGTCCGGAGCGGACCACCGAGGGAGAGGCATGAGCGAGGACCTCACGGCCGTCGAG
It encodes the following:
- a CDS encoding TetR/AcrR family transcriptional regulator, with amino-acid sequence MSSEHYMDPRTRRTRAALGRAMAQLVVEAPLAQVSVAGLCRAAGVHRTTFYKHFRTVTELAGAVLGELFDRIDELEAGGDSTVWLEGLLAHAAGQRPAYAALIGPDGDPTLSRAVTDRLIEAAGRTLLPLQNDGTVLGTETATVARVMGFAAYGALEAVLLGADPQVTARACVGGLPVPWYEALVVA
- the argS gene encoding arginine--tRNA ligase, with the protein product MTPAQLADLIRTVLLDAVASGDVALAPDDVPEPRVERPRQREHGDWATNVAMQLAKKAGTNPRALAELLAARLSDADGVAAAEVAGPGFLNIRLEAGAAGELARTVVEAGAGYGRNDALAGHRINMEFVSANPTGPLHIGHTRWAALGDALVRLLRASGAEVVPEYYINDAGSQMDKFGASILARATGGEIPEGGYQGEYVTELARKVLDERPDLPELPHDEAVAVARELGYRLQMAEIEQTLADFNVHFDVWFSERELHDGGAVEGAVDRLRTQGHVYDDGGAVWLRTTDFSDDKDRVLVRADGSPTYFAADAAYYLSKKDRGFGEKIYLLGADHHGYVNRLKAIASCAGDDPESNIEILIGQLVSVAGARMSKRAGNIIELRDLIEWIGTDPVRYTLARFPADSPLALDGEKLREKNLDNPVYYVQYAYARTRNASRNAEEHGVPRDGFDPAALDHPADAELLGALGQFPETVAHAARLREPHRVARYLEQVAAAYHQWYGQTRISPRGEDPVDAGHTARLWLNDATSQVLTNGLDLLGVSAPERM
- the lysA gene encoding diaminopimelate decarboxylase, whose translation is MSAEHAAPAAAPRTAPEPDGAPTGVWSTGVSRGGDGALSVAGVDLRELARTHGTPAYVVDEADLRRRARAFATAFDAAFAESEGMAGADVYYAGKAFLSLAVARWVHEEGLRIDTSTAGELAVALRAGVPGEAIGLHGNNKSDDEIRTALAHGVGRIVVDSLAEVGRVAALAREAGVRAPVMVRVTTGVHAGGHHFIATAHEDQKFGLSLASGAARKAVDEILAHDELELVGLHSHIGSQIVDLAGFAVAARAILGLRAQVAAETGHLAPEVDLGGGYGIRYTGADDVPPAPEQIARTLADAVRDVCTELGTPVPRISVEPGRSIAGPAGLTLYRVGTVKEVALDGGGTRTYVSVDGGMSDNIRTALYEAEYTATLADRRSDAATVTARVVGKHCESGDIVVRDVALPADVRAGDLLAVPATGAYGRSMASNYNLVPRPPVLALGDGEVRVLVRRETVDDLLALDLG
- a CDS encoding homoserine dehydrogenase; the protein is MLVTENRPTDGVVRVGLLGCGTVGSQVVRLLREHGDDWAARSGAHLELVGIAVRDTAAERDPWVPRDLLTDDAEGLVGRADVVIELIGGIEPARTLVLRALRSGATVVTGNKALLAAHGPELHAAAEAGDADLYYEAAVAGAVPVVYGLRESLAGDKITAVLGIVNGTTNYILDEMATRGLSFDQALSQAQELGYAEADPTADVDGHDAAAKAAILASLAFHTRVGIDDVPVTGIRHITAEDMAEARETGHVMKLLAVARRTVSGGTEGISVRVHPALVPAAHPLAAVHGAFNAVVVESESAGRLMFYGQGAGGAPTASAVLSDVVAAANHKVHGGHAPRESTYAELPLHGPDATAARTQVQLRLAHAPGTLAAVAGVYGEEGVSIDSVRQQRSADGVAQLTIISDVSTEAALERTVARLAEEPHVHEVISVTRVEGA
- the thrC gene encoding threonine synthase, with the protein product MAHQWRGVIEEYRDRLPIGADDPVVTLGEGGTPLVEAPVLGERTGARVWVKVEGANPTGSFKDRGMTMAMSNVAATDTRMVVCASTGNTSASAAAYAVRAGLGCAVVLPAGKIAAGKLAQAIVHGATLVAVDGNFDDCLRIARDLAEQYPVALVNSVNPYRLQGQKTAAFEVVDALGDAPDVHVLPVGNAGNISAYWMGYNEYAGRTTAASVDDAATRLAPVATRVPQMWGVQAEGAAPFVKGAPVEHPETVATAIRIGNPASWDYAEAARDDSGGWIDAVTDAQILDAQSLLAAEVGVFVEPASAASVAGLLQAAEHGRVPAGARIVCTVTGNGLKDTATALGHTTVEPEVIAPTLEAAVAALGL
- the thrB gene encoding homoserine kinase, with amino-acid sequence MRLARDVVRVRVPATSANLGPGFDSLGLALGVWDEVSVRAVAGPTTVRVVGEGDGALPDGEEHLVVRAVRLGLDRAGAPQAGLELVCHNAIPHGRGMGSSAAAVVAGLVAARALLAEPEALDDDALLDLATQLEGHPDNAAPALLGGATAAWEDGAGPHAARIPVSGDLRPTVLVPQAQLLTHTARAVLPTQVPHADAAFNAARSALLVLALGGRSDLLMAATEDRLHQGYRADAMRGTAEAVRALRQAGWPAVVSGAGPSVLVLERLDDATARTLEQHGWRVLDPGVATSGAHLVG
- the rho gene encoding transcription termination factor Rho; the encoded protein is MTETVDAPNTGTAGSRRGSLTTLRLPELQALAGEMGLKGTAKMRKSDLVAAIREARGDGNGAGRTAAPKQSDSAASKQPDSAASKRSESAEPKRSESAEPGRAAEPAKAERAQEPSTRRSPEPARAERTRTERPQPERTESEPTGSDAAEAPAQLQLPDVQPAQRQRRGSRRATAPAAAPVTAAAPTAADPAQTASHEDAKEALKRELAERAGNAEHGGETEEERARRALDALGEAAARRRDRQEDGEHDQPGHQSPLGGRNRRDDDEHGSRSRRRSRDRNRDRKRRGTGRGDFAFDEPVEVSEDDVLLPVAGILDVLENYAFVRTSGYLPGPNDVYVTLGQVKKNGLRRGDAITGAVRQPREGEQQTGQRQKFNALVRLDTVNGMGVEQARKRPDFTKLTPLYPQEQLRLETTPKAITPRVIDLVAPIGKGQRGLIVSPPKAGKTIIMQQIANAISVNNPQVHLMVVLVDERPEEVTDMERMVKGEVIASTFDRPASDHTIVAELAIERAKRLVELGQDVVVLLDSLTRLSRAYNLAAPASGRILSGGVDASALYPPKKFFGAARNIENGGSLTILASALVETGSKMDEVIFEEFKGTGNMELRLARQLADKRIFPAVDVNASGTRREELLMAPEELKIVWKLRRVMGALDQQQAIDLLLGKLRETSSNAEFLMTVQKTTPTPTHEPELAIR
- the rpmE gene encoding 50S ribosomal protein L31, with protein sequence MKQGIHPEYVTTTVTCTCGNTFTTRSTATSGEIHADVCSACHPFYTGKQKILDTGGRVARFEARYGKRNK